One window of the Candidatus Zixiibacteriota bacterium genome contains the following:
- a CDS encoding Polysulfide reductase NrfD — translation MSSNISDPGRLYIDEPPLVTGNQTFASVTEKISSITERKVSKYWYLAISITGAMTGLLFISIGYLVWEGIGIWGVMIPVGWGWAIVNFVFWVGIGHAGTLISAILYLLRQHWRTSINRFAEAMTLFAVICALIFPGVHVGRVWVAYWLAPVPNQMGLWPNFRSPLLWDFFAVGTYFTASLLFWYTGLIPDLATLRNRAVKRIKKILFGILSLGWRGGNRQWKHYELAYLILAGISTPLVLSVHSVVSTDFAVSILPGWHSTIFPPYFVAGAIFSGFAMVVTLGIIARQAFQLEDFITINHLEKMAKIMMVTGMMVGYAYLIEFFMAWYSGNEYEAFTYLNRAFGPYAWAYWIMFLCNVIVPQIYWVKKFRTSIPILFVSSILVNVGMWFERFVIVITSLSRDFMPANWGYYKPTFWDISTFVGSVGLFLTLFLLFVRYLPIIAMSEVKGVLPAANPHNYGGEHAGGGEK, via the coding sequence GTGAGTTCGAATATTTCAGATCCGGGCCGCCTGTATATCGATGAGCCGCCGCTTGTAACCGGGAACCAGACTTTCGCCTCCGTCACGGAGAAAATCAGCAGTATTACGGAGCGAAAAGTCTCGAAATACTGGTACCTGGCCATCTCCATCACCGGCGCCATGACCGGCCTGCTTTTTATTTCCATTGGATACCTGGTCTGGGAAGGAATCGGTATCTGGGGCGTCATGATCCCGGTCGGCTGGGGCTGGGCGATCGTCAACTTTGTTTTCTGGGTCGGTATCGGCCATGCCGGAACCCTGATCTCGGCCATTCTCTATCTGCTCCGCCAGCATTGGCGCACCTCCATAAATCGCTTCGCCGAGGCGATGACACTCTTCGCCGTAATTTGCGCCCTTATTTTCCCCGGCGTGCATGTCGGACGGGTCTGGGTCGCCTACTGGCTGGCCCCGGTTCCGAATCAGATGGGTCTCTGGCCCAATTTCCGCAGTCCCCTGTTATGGGATTTCTTTGCCGTCGGCACCTATTTTACCGCCTCTCTTCTTTTCTGGTACACCGGCCTGATTCCCGATCTGGCCACTTTACGTAACCGGGCCGTCAAGAGAATTAAGAAAATTCTGTTCGGGATATTATCGTTAGGCTGGCGCGGCGGCAATCGCCAGTGGAAACATTATGAACTGGCGTACCTGATTCTGGCCGGAATCTCCACGCCGCTGGTTCTTTCGGTGCATAGCGTTGTCAGTACCGATTTTGCCGTAAGTATCCTTCCCGGCTGGCACTCGACCATTTTCCCACCCTATTTTGTGGCCGGGGCGATATTTTCCGGATTCGCCATGGTCGTCACTCTGGGGATTATCGCGCGTCAGGCCTTCCAACTCGAAGACTTTATAACGATCAACCATCTCGAAAAAATGGCCAAAATCATGATGGTGACCGGTATGATGGTCGGATATGCCTATCTGATCGAATTTTTCATGGCCTGGTACAGCGGCAATGAGTACGAGGCGTTCACCTATCTCAACCGGGCCTTCGGACCGTACGCCTGGGCCTACTGGATAATGTTCCTCTGCAATGTGATTGTGCCGCAGATTTACTGGGTCAAGAAGTTCCGCACCAGTATTCCGATTTTATTTGTCTCATCGATCCTTGTCAATGTCGGCATGTGGTTCGAGAGATTCGTTATCGTAATAACATCACTCTCGCGAGATTTTATGCCGGCCAATTGGGGATACTACAAACCGACCTTCTGGGATATCTCGACTTTCGTCGGTTCCGTCGGCTTGTTCCTGACCCTTTTCTTGCTCTTCGTCCGCTACCTCCCGATTATTGCCATGTCGGAAGTCAAAGGGGTTCTGCCCGCCGCCAATCCTCATAATTATGGGGGTGAACATGCTGGGGGAGGGGAGAAATAA
- a CDS encoding conserved hypothetical protein (Evidence 4 : Unknown function but conserved in other organisms), which translates to MLGTPKKTDFILAEFSDPAALIEGAKKMRDAGYKKFDCHSPFPIHGMDRAMGLKRSPIGWIAGLWAIIGAGGGLALQWYAMSVSYPLVIAGKPYFAFQAYVPVTFAFGVLGGAFASLFGMLIINRLPRLNHPLFNSERFKRLTVDAFFISLESDDPLYDESKSPAFLESAGGKNIEILRDE; encoded by the coding sequence ATGCTCGGAACTCCGAAAAAAACCGATTTCATCCTGGCGGAATTTTCCGACCCGGCGGCCCTGATTGAGGGCGCGAAAAAAATGCGCGATGCCGGATACAAGAAATTCGATTGTCATTCCCCCTTCCCGATTCATGGAATGGATCGGGCCATGGGACTCAAACGATCCCCGATCGGATGGATCGCCGGTCTCTGGGCGATTATCGGGGCCGGCGGCGGTTTGGCCCTGCAGTGGTACGCCATGTCGGTCAGTTACCCGCTTGTCATCGCCGGCAAGCCGTATTTCGCTTTTCAGGCCTATGTCCCGGTGACATTCGCCTTCGGCGTTTTGGGCGGAGCTTTTGCCTCCCTCTTCGGCATGCTGATAATCAACCGCTTGCCACGGCTGAATCATCCCTTATTCAATTCGGAACGATTCAAGCGTCTGACTGTTGATGCCTTCTTCATAAGTCTGGAATCGGATGATCCGTTGTATGATGAAAGCAAATCCCCGGCATTCCTGGAATCTGCCGGCGGTAAAAATATTGAAATTTTGAGGGACGAATGA